A single genomic interval of Adhaeribacter pallidiroseus harbors:
- a CDS encoding SDR family oxidoreductase, giving the protein MHETILVTGATGTVGNEVIEALSSQNVRVRAGVHSIIKGDRFRVFPNVDLVEIDYARPESLRVAYTGVTRVFQITPFTQDQVEIAKRLIDMAKEVGVKQIVKLSASGADAEPGIQMGRWHREAEQYLESSGVPYTILRPTSFMQNFIAYQGASIVHEGKIYQPLGSGKVSYIDAHDIAAVAKVVLTQSNFDGEALELTGPEAISVEEVAGILSRVSGRTITYVDVPEEAARQAMSSQHLPDWMVDAMLELNQILKAGYGAHVTNTVAQITGRPARTFAEFAQNNAHCFIAE; this is encoded by the coding sequence ATGCACGAAACCATATTAGTGACCGGCGCTACGGGCACCGTTGGCAATGAAGTAATTGAAGCTTTATCTTCTCAAAATGTTCGCGTACGGGCGGGGGTGCACTCCATTATTAAAGGCGACCGTTTCCGGGTTTTCCCGAATGTAGATTTAGTAGAAATCGATTACGCGCGTCCGGAGTCTTTAAGAGTAGCGTATACCGGAGTTACCCGTGTCTTCCAAATTACACCTTTTACCCAAGACCAGGTAGAAATAGCCAAGCGTTTAATTGATATGGCCAAAGAAGTGGGGGTAAAGCAAATCGTAAAATTGTCGGCCAGTGGGGCCGATGCCGAACCCGGTATTCAGATGGGTCGCTGGCACCGCGAAGCCGAACAGTATCTGGAAAGCTCAGGAGTGCCTTATACTATTCTGCGGCCAACTTCTTTTATGCAAAACTTTATTGCTTACCAGGGAGCCTCTATTGTGCACGAAGGAAAAATCTACCAGCCGTTGGGCTCCGGTAAAGTAAGTTACATCGATGCGCATGATATTGCGGCCGTCGCGAAAGTAGTTTTAACCCAATCCAATTTCGATGGAGAGGCTTTAGAACTAACCGGTCCGGAAGCTATTTCGGTGGAAGAAGTAGCCGGAATACTATCCCGGGTAAGTGGGCGAACCATTACCTACGTAGATGTGCCCGAAGAGGCGGCCCGGCAAGCCATGAGTAGCCAGCATCTGCCCGATTGGATGGTAGACGCCATGCTGGAACTAAATCAAATTTTGAAGGCCGGTTATGGCGCTCACGTAACCAACACCGTAGCGCAAATTACCGGAAGACCAGCCCGAACCTTTGCAGAGTTCGCGCAGAATAATGCGCATTGCTTTATTGCGGAATGA
- a CDS encoding ComEA family DNA-binding protein, with the protein MKSLKRWIRNYFHFNQRETNGFILLIFGLIIIVSLPYWWPSPQPVYDPRHDQQILDSLAAQLKSSPYENKPYAYNRRDKKSAPVKPIPPEFLRPFDPNTLTQAQWEKFGLPAYVAKRLLTYRDKAQGFKYKDQIKRIYGFPPELYAQLEPYITLPGSRANQPYADARERTERAYPSYANKPRTTYSRERSRLPPFDINTADTTALKKLRGIGTKLAARIVKFRDKLGGFENINQLQEVYGLPPEMIDSLRKYTFVGESFAANKLNINVATVTQLQQHPYLGYKLARHIVAYRTQHGPFASLEDLRNIKTIDDATFQKVKPYLTF; encoded by the coding sequence ATGAAAAGTTTAAAACGCTGGATTCGCAATTATTTTCATTTTAATCAGCGCGAAACAAACGGCTTTATTCTTTTAATTTTTGGCTTAATCATTATTGTTAGTTTGCCTTACTGGTGGCCCTCTCCGCAACCCGTTTACGATCCAAGGCATGATCAACAAATCCTCGATAGCTTGGCGGCCCAACTTAAGTCCAGTCCGTACGAAAACAAGCCTTACGCTTATAACCGCCGCGATAAGAAAAGTGCCCCGGTAAAACCTATTCCGCCGGAATTTTTGCGACCCTTCGACCCGAATACTTTAACCCAGGCGCAATGGGAGAAATTTGGCTTACCCGCCTACGTGGCCAAACGATTGCTCACGTACCGCGACAAAGCGCAAGGATTTAAATACAAAGATCAGATTAAACGCATTTACGGGTTTCCGCCGGAGTTGTATGCGCAACTAGAGCCCTATATAACTTTGCCGGGCAGCAGAGCCAACCAACCGTACGCCGATGCCCGCGAAAGAACGGAAAGAGCGTATCCAAGTTACGCGAACAAACCACGCACTACTTATTCCCGGGAACGAAGCCGCCTGCCGCCTTTTGATATTAATACGGCCGATACCACTGCGTTGAAAAAGTTGCGCGGTATTGGTACCAAGCTGGCGGCTCGCATAGTAAAGTTCCGGGATAAATTAGGTGGCTTCGAAAACATCAACCAGCTGCAGGAAGTTTATGGTTTACCGCCCGAAATGATCGATAGCCTCCGCAAGTACACGTTTGTGGGCGAGTCTTTCGCGGCTAATAAATTAAATATAAATGTTGCTACGGTAACGCAATTGCAACAGCATCCTTATTTAGGGTACAAACTCGCCCGGCACATTGTAGCGTATCGTACCCAACACGGGCCTTTTGCTTCCCTGGAAGATCTACGCAATATTAAAACCATCGATGATGCTACCTTTCAGAAAGTGAAGCCCTATCTTACTTTTTAG